Proteins from one Mucilaginibacter jinjuensis genomic window:
- a CDS encoding phytoene/squalene synthase family protein — MTPMTLYDETCFECSKLITAKYSTSFSKGIKSFDKRFRNPIYAIYGFVRYADEIVDTFHEHDKLQLISGFRKDAFEAIERGISTNPVLQSFQQVVNKYKIHHELIDSFLLSMEMDLDNKIYNRESYCTYIYGSAEVIGLMCLKVFCEGNEEQYQQLKPRACSLGAAFQKINFLRDVKSDFEERGRTYFPNIDFNNFTEADKQHIEREIKHDFDEAYEGIKALPSDAKLGVYVAYVYYLQLFKKISQTPASVIIQKRIRISDTRKLALYFKAVLQKKLKAI, encoded by the coding sequence ATGACCCCGATGACATTATATGATGAAACATGCTTTGAGTGCAGTAAGTTAATTACGGCCAAATACAGCACATCTTTTAGTAAGGGCATCAAGTCCTTCGATAAGCGGTTTCGTAATCCCATTTATGCCATTTATGGCTTTGTAAGGTATGCCGATGAAATTGTAGACACCTTTCACGAGCATGATAAACTTCAGCTGATCAGCGGATTCAGAAAGGATGCTTTTGAAGCTATTGAACGCGGCATCAGCACCAATCCGGTATTGCAATCGTTTCAGCAGGTGGTTAATAAATACAAGATCCATCATGAGCTGATCGATTCTTTCTTACTTTCTATGGAGATGGACCTGGATAACAAGATCTATAACCGCGAAAGTTATTGCACTTATATTTATGGTTCGGCCGAGGTTATCGGCCTCATGTGTCTTAAAGTTTTCTGCGAAGGGAACGAAGAACAGTATCAGCAGTTAAAACCCCGGGCTTGTAGTCTGGGTGCAGCTTTTCAAAAGATCAACTTTTTGCGCGATGTAAAATCTGATTTTGAAGAACGCGGACGTACCTATTTTCCTAACATCGATTTTAATAACTTTACCGAAGCTGATAAACAACACATTGAACGGGAAATTAAGCACGATTTTGACGAGGCTTACGAAGGTATTAAAGCCCTCCCCAGCGATGCTAAGCTGGGTGTTTATGTGGCTTATGTTTATTATTTGCAACTGTTTAAAAAGATAAGCCAGACCCCGGCAAGCGTGATTATACAGAAAAGAATCCGTATATCAGACACGCGCAAACTGGCTTTATACTTTAAAGCGGTGCTGCAAAAAAAGTTAAAAGCGATTTGA
- a CDS encoding aminotransferase class I/II-fold pyridoxal phosphate-dependent enzyme has translation MDLFDKIAKTMGGPLGQHQKWSHGYFSFPKLEGEIAPHMYFNGKEHLVWSLNNYLGLANHPEVREADAKAAADFGMAYPMGARMMSGNSKYHEALETGLAEFVGKEDAFLLNYGYQGMVSIIDALVDRNDVIVYDAESHACIIDGVRLHMGKRFVYQHNDIESFEKQLERATRLTEQTGGGILVITEGVFGMSGAQGKLKEIIALKDKFNFRLLIDDAHGFGTMGKTGAGTHEEQDCVDGIDVYFGTFAKSMAGIGAFVAANQDIVNYLRYNMRSQTFAKALPMPMVIGLQKRFELLKSRPELRDNLWKVASSLQKGLKDNGFDIGITDTMVTPVFLKGDLLEATSLTRDLRENHSIFCSIVVYPVIPKGLIELRLIPTALHTIEDVEVTIKALSIVHEKLKAGEYKENVVVA, from the coding sequence TTGGATTTATTTGACAAGATAGCAAAGACTATGGGCGGGCCGCTGGGCCAGCATCAAAAATGGTCGCATGGGTACTTTTCATTCCCTAAATTGGAGGGTGAAATAGCGCCGCACATGTATTTTAACGGGAAAGAGCATTTGGTGTGGAGTTTAAATAACTATCTGGGCCTTGCCAATCATCCCGAAGTAAGGGAAGCAGATGCAAAAGCTGCTGCCGATTTTGGTATGGCGTATCCAATGGGTGCACGTATGATGTCTGGTAACTCCAAATATCATGAAGCACTTGAGACCGGCCTTGCCGAATTTGTGGGTAAAGAAGACGCTTTCTTACTAAACTATGGTTACCAGGGTATGGTATCTATCATCGATGCACTGGTTGATCGTAATGATGTGATTGTGTATGATGCAGAATCGCACGCTTGTATCATCGACGGCGTACGTTTGCACATGGGTAAACGCTTTGTTTATCAGCATAACGACATCGAAAGCTTCGAAAAACAACTGGAGCGCGCTACCCGCTTAACTGAGCAAACCGGTGGCGGTATTTTAGTGATTACTGAAGGCGTATTCGGCATGTCGGGTGCACAAGGTAAGCTGAAAGAGATCATTGCTTTAAAAGATAAATTCAACTTCCGTTTACTGATCGATGATGCACATGGTTTTGGCACTATGGGTAAAACAGGAGCAGGTACACACGAAGAGCAGGATTGCGTTGATGGTATAGATGTATACTTCGGTACTTTTGCCAAATCAATGGCTGGTATCGGTGCATTTGTTGCCGCTAATCAGGATATTGTAAACTACCTGCGTTATAACATGCGCTCACAAACGTTTGCCAAGGCGTTACCTATGCCAATGGTAATTGGTTTACAGAAACGTTTCGAACTGTTAAAATCTCGCCCTGAACTGCGCGATAACCTTTGGAAAGTTGCTTCGAGCCTGCAAAAAGGTTTAAAAGATAACGGTTTCGATATCGGTATTACTGATACCATGGTTACCCCGGTATTCTTAAAAGGCGATTTGCTGGAAGCTACCAGCTTAACTCGAGATCTGCGCGAAAATCACAGTATCTTTTGCTCAATCGTAGTTTACCCGGTTATACCAAAAGGTTTGATCGAACTACGCCTGATCCCAACTGCTTTACATACTATTGAGGATGTTGAGGTTACTATTAAAGCCTTAAGCATTGTACACGAAAAACTGAAAGCGGGCGAATACAAAGAGAATGTTGTTGTAGCTTAA
- the murG gene encoding undecaprenyldiphospho-muramoylpentapeptide beta-N-acetylglucosaminyltransferase — protein MGKQHQTKSSAPRIIISGGGTGGHIFPAVSIANALKALDPDTEILFVGALGRMEMEKVPAAGYKIIGLNIQGIQRGSIVKNLMFPIKLAQSVLKAIQIIKDFKPDAAVGVGGYASGPLLYAASLKKIPYLIQEQNSYAGITNKWLGNKAEKICVAFDGMDKFFPADKIIKTGNPVRKDSVDIAKKRMAALELLKLSSEKKTILITGGSLGARTLNKSIRAGLQKLIDADVQVIWQTGKSYYKTLIEELGKDYHENVVITEFLSRMDLAYAAADVIISRAGAGTIAELCIVKKPVILVPSPNVAEDHQTKNALALVHDNAALFVADRDAETTLVDKALELLNDKDKQATLSKNIGTLALPNADKDIAHEVIKLIK, from the coding sequence ATGGGAAAACAGCATCAAACTAAAAGTTCGGCTCCACGCATCATTATAAGTGGTGGCGGTACTGGGGGGCATATATTCCCGGCGGTATCAATTGCCAATGCTTTAAAGGCGCTCGATCCTGATACTGAGATTTTGTTTGTGGGGGCGCTTGGTCGTATGGAAATGGAAAAAGTTCCGGCGGCTGGTTATAAAATTATTGGACTAAATATCCAGGGTATCCAGCGTGGTTCTATCGTGAAGAACCTGATGTTCCCGATCAAGCTGGCGCAAAGTGTGCTGAAGGCTATCCAGATCATCAAAGATTTTAAACCTGATGCTGCAGTTGGTGTGGGTGGTTATGCATCCGGCCCTTTATTGTACGCCGCCTCGTTGAAAAAGATCCCATACCTCATTCAGGAGCAAAACTCTTATGCAGGTATTACTAATAAATGGCTGGGCAACAAGGCCGAAAAAATATGTGTGGCTTTTGATGGCATGGATAAGTTTTTTCCTGCCGATAAGATCATCAAAACCGGTAACCCGGTACGGAAGGATTCGGTTGATATAGCGAAGAAACGCATGGCAGCTTTGGAGCTGTTAAAGCTATCGAGCGAGAAGAAAACGATATTAATTACAGGTGGTAGTCTGGGCGCACGTACACTGAACAAAAGCATCCGCGCTGGTTTGCAAAAACTGATTGATGCCGATGTGCAGGTGATATGGCAAACAGGCAAGAGCTATTATAAAACGCTGATCGAAGAATTGGGTAAAGACTATCACGAAAATGTGGTGATTACCGAGTTTCTGAGTCGTATGGATTTGGCTTATGCCGCTGCGGACGTGATTATATCACGTGCTGGTGCAGGTACAATTGCCGAGTTGTGTATTGTGAAGAAGCCGGTTATCCTGGTGCCTTCGCCAAATGTGGCCGAAGATCATCAGACTAAGAACGCACTTGCCCTGGTGCATGATAACGCCGCTTTATTTGTGGCTGACCGTGATGCAGAAACAACCCTGGTTGATAAGGCGCTGGAACTATTAAATGATAAAGACAAGCAAGCTACGCTGAGCAAAAACATTGGTACCCTGGCCTTGCCAAATGCCGATAAAGATATTGCCCACGAAGTAATAAAGCTGATTAAATAA
- the murC gene encoding UDP-N-acetylmuramate--L-alanine ligase, whose protein sequence is MKLSNIQRVYLVGIGGIGMSGLARYFAHLGCAVCGYDKTSTPLTTELSNEGIEIVFEDNSALIPAEFHSPDEHTLIIWTPAIPKNSEILNFFIDNGFKLFKRSQVLGILSEGMYTIAVAGTHGKTTTSCMVAHILKHSGKDCSAFLGGIASNYNTNVLYGKNNIMVVEADEYDRSFLTLHPDIAIVTSMDADHLDIYGDHSHLNESFQLFVSQLKANGNVIAKKGLEISSTLTYSIKEQADVYGENIRIENGEFFFDFISNSVKISNIHLGIPGIHNVENAVAAIQAALLVGVEPEKIKAALTAFRGVKRRFEYLVKTPEHIYIDDYAHHPEELRAAISSVKRIYPDNKLTAIFQPHLFTRTRDFADDFAEVLSMVDELILLEIYPARELPIEGVTSQMLLDKVTLSDKKILSKAETLAYIKAEMPELLLTVGAGDIDQLVQPLKQILSDV, encoded by the coding sequence ATGAAGTTAAGTAACATACAAAGGGTTTACCTGGTAGGCATTGGCGGTATAGGCATGAGTGGCCTTGCCCGCTACTTTGCGCACCTGGGTTGTGCCGTTTGTGGTTACGATAAAACTTCGACCCCGTTGACTACAGAGTTAAGCAATGAGGGGATTGAAATAGTATTTGAAGATAATAGCGCATTAATTCCGGCCGAATTTCATTCGCCTGATGAGCATACGCTGATTATCTGGACGCCCGCTATCCCTAAAAATTCGGAGATCCTGAATTTCTTTATCGATAACGGATTTAAGCTGTTTAAGCGTTCGCAGGTGTTGGGTATTTTAAGCGAGGGTATGTATACCATTGCGGTTGCCGGTACGCATGGTAAAACTACTACATCGTGCATGGTGGCACATATCCTGAAACATTCGGGTAAAGATTGCTCGGCATTTTTGGGTGGCATTGCATCAAACTACAACACCAATGTGCTGTATGGTAAAAACAATATCATGGTGGTTGAGGCCGATGAGTATGATCGCTCGTTTTTGACCCTGCATCCTGATATTGCCATTGTAACCTCGATGGATGCAGATCATTTGGATATCTATGGAGATCATAGCCATCTGAATGAATCGTTTCAATTGTTTGTTTCGCAACTGAAAGCAAACGGTAACGTTATCGCCAAAAAAGGTTTGGAGATCAGCAGCACTTTAACCTACAGTATTAAAGAGCAGGCCGATGTTTATGGCGAGAATATCAGGATTGAAAATGGAGAGTTCTTTTTTGATTTTATATCTAACAGTGTTAAAATATCTAACATCCATCTGGGTATCCCTGGCATCCATAATGTAGAGAATGCTGTGGCTGCCATACAGGCTGCTTTGTTGGTTGGTGTAGAGCCGGAAAAAATTAAAGCTGCGTTAACTGCATTTCGTGGTGTGAAACGCAGGTTCGAGTATTTGGTTAAAACACCAGAACATATTTATATCGATGATTACGCGCATCACCCCGAAGAGTTGCGGGCGGCCATATCATCAGTAAAAAGAATCTATCCGGATAATAAGCTGACGGCCATTTTTCAGCCGCACCTGTTTACCCGTACGCGCGATTTTGCCGATGACTTTGCCGAAGTGCTGAGCATGGTAGATGAACTGATATTGTTAGAGATTTATCCGGCGCGCGAGTTGCCTATTGAAGGCGTAACCTCGCAAATGCTGCTGGATAAAGTAACATTATCAGACAAAAAGATATTAAGCAAAGCTGAAACGCTGGCATACATTAAGGCCGAAATGCCCGAACTGTTGCTGACCGTAGGGGCTGGAGATATAGATCAGTTGGTTCAACCTTTAAAACAAATCTTGAGCGATGTTTAA
- a CDS encoding cell division protein FtsQ/DivIB, which yields MFKKKIWKPILIGLAWAASLSGVVVLMSFINVKKEAVVCKDVKVYIPGNQYFIDKEEIDNILHLNSTNTLIGRRIAGINMHDLENKLKANAFIETAQVYADMDGVIRVEVTQRTPILRMMTQFDKDFYVDEHGLKVPLSNNFTARVLAANGFIEEPFGNKIDTLHTDMAKQVFKTAAFISKDTLWNAQIAQIYVNQQHEMELIPRVGNDRILLGNADSLQTKFANLLAFYKQAIPRVGWEAYKLINIKYANQVIGVKKDSTNKDGSVKPASAVKPDSLQNKIQDTSHIKN from the coding sequence ATGTTTAAGAAGAAGATTTGGAAACCAATATTGATCGGGCTGGCATGGGCGGCTTCCCTTAGCGGGGTTGTTGTGCTCATGAGCTTTATTAATGTTAAAAAAGAGGCAGTGGTTTGTAAGGATGTAAAGGTTTACATCCCCGGCAACCAGTATTTTATAGATAAGGAGGAGATAGATAACATATTACATTTAAACAGTACAAATACACTAATAGGTCGCAGGATTGCCGGCATTAACATGCACGACCTTGAGAATAAATTAAAGGCAAATGCCTTCATAGAAACGGCACAGGTATATGCCGATATGGATGGCGTTATAAGGGTAGAAGTTACGCAGCGCACGCCTATTTTACGTATGATGACCCAGTTTGATAAGGACTTTTATGTAGACGAACACGGTTTAAAAGTCCCGCTGTCTAACAATTTTACGGCCCGCGTACTGGCAGCCAATGGTTTTATTGAAGAACCATTTGGTAATAAGATTGATACGCTGCATACCGATATGGCTAAACAGGTTTTTAAAACCGCCGCATTTATATCGAAAGATACCTTGTGGAACGCGCAAATAGCACAGATCTACGTAAACCAGCAACACGAAATGGAGCTGATACCCCGTGTGGGTAACGACCGCATTTTGCTGGGTAATGCAGATTCACTGCAAACCAAATTTGCCAACCTGCTTGCTTTTTACAAGCAGGCTATACCGAGAGTAGGCTGGGAGGCCTATAAACTCATTAATATAAAATACGCCAACCAGGTTATTGGCGTAAAGAAAGACAGTACTAATAAAGATGGATCGGTTAAACCGGCTTCGGCTGTAAAACCAGATTCATTACAGAACAAGATTCAGGACACATCGCATATAAAGAATTGA
- a CDS encoding lycopene cyclase domain-containing protein — MKYTYLLINLLTVIFPIALSFDKRVQFYKSWRFIWPGMAITGIMFLFWDVLFTIKGVWSFNDNYIIGIRLFQLPLEEILFFLTVPFSCIFIYECLNYYVKWQVPQRLSKSISIILMSVSLVLAIAFHNRLYTIVTFTLLYVLLGVLQSWLKSKWLSRFYMAFVVSLIPFYIVNGILTSIPIVLYNNQQNMAFRIGTIPFEDHFYLMALLMMNIAFFEYFRNKKLKAL; from the coding sequence GTGAAATATACTTACCTGCTCATTAACTTGCTGACGGTTATTTTCCCCATAGCCCTTTCGTTTGATAAGCGGGTGCAATTTTATAAAAGCTGGCGTTTCATCTGGCCCGGCATGGCTATTACAGGTATCATGTTTTTATTTTGGGATGTGCTATTTACCATTAAAGGGGTATGGAGTTTTAATGATAACTATATTATTGGCATTCGTTTATTTCAGCTACCGCTGGAAGAAATTTTATTCTTTCTAACCGTACCCTTCTCCTGCATATTTATTTATGAGTGCCTTAATTATTATGTGAAATGGCAGGTGCCGCAAAGGCTTAGCAAATCCATTTCTATTATACTGATGTCTGTAAGCCTGGTACTGGCTATTGCCTTTCACAATCGGCTATACACCATTGTAACCTTCACACTGCTTTATGTATTGTTAGGAGTATTGCAGTCCTGGTTAAAAAGTAAATGGCTTAGCCGCTTTTATATGGCTTTTGTAGTGAGCCTGATACCTTTCTACATTGTGAATGGTATATTAACCTCGATCCCCATTGTACTATATAATAATCAGCAGAATATGGCTTTCAGAATTGGTACCATTCCTTTTGAAGATCATTTTTATTTGATGGCTTTGCTGATGATGAATATTGCCTTTTTCGAATATTTCCGTAATAAAAAATTAAAAGCTTTATGA
- the ftsA gene encoding cell division protein FtsA, giving the protein MDKSSTLDKTSPIIVGLDIGTTKICAIVGRRSKNGKIEILGIGKAESAGVTRGMVSNIDKTVQGITQAVEVAGSQSNVEIRVVNVGIAGQHIKSLQHRGLITRRDLNSEISRKDIEKLIEDMYNLVMPPGEEIIHVLPQEFTVDNEPGVKDPIGMAGVRLEANFHIISGQVTAIKNIVKCVTKAHLESQELILEPLASSESVLSDEEKEAGIVLVDIGGGTTDVAIFHEGIIRHTAVIPFGGNSVTEDIREGCSVMRNIAEQLKVRFGSALADENKENEIVCVPGLRGRESKEISVKNLAYVIQARMEEIVEHIYYEIKSSGYEKKLIGGIVITGGGAQLKHLPQLVEYVTGLDCRVGYPNEHLAKNEVLPKNIYEELQSPTYATGIGLLIKGIQKTEYDNLEQTAPQQAKIEKQKYTDDKKFGLLGKILETGKRFIKDDIKDEDFLK; this is encoded by the coding sequence ATGGACAAAAGCTCAACACTCGACAAAACTTCGCCAATTATTGTAGGCCTTGATATAGGTACTACAAAAATTTGTGCAATTGTGGGCCGCCGTAGCAAAAACGGAAAGATAGAAATACTGGGGATCGGCAAAGCCGAATCGGCCGGTGTTACGCGTGGTATGGTTTCCAATATCGATAAAACGGTACAGGGCATCACCCAGGCGGTAGAGGTAGCGGGATCACAATCAAACGTAGAAATCAGGGTTGTAAATGTAGGTATCGCAGGTCAGCACATTAAAAGCCTGCAACACCGCGGTTTGATAACCCGTCGCGATTTAAATTCTGAGATCAGCCGCAAGGACATTGAAAAGCTGATTGAAGATATGTATAACCTGGTAATGCCTCCGGGCGAGGAAATTATCCATGTGTTACCACAGGAGTTTACGGTAGATAACGAACCCGGCGTTAAAGACCCGATTGGTATGGCAGGCGTACGTCTTGAAGCTAACTTCCATATCATTTCGGGCCAGGTAACTGCCATTAAAAATATAGTGAAATGTGTTACCAAAGCTCACTTGGAAAGCCAGGAGCTGATACTGGAGCCATTAGCATCCTCTGAATCTGTTTTAAGCGATGAAGAAAAAGAGGCTGGTATTGTTTTGGTTGATATCGGTGGTGGTACTACAGATGTGGCTATCTTCCACGAAGGTATTATCCGTCACACCGCGGTTATTCCATTTGGTGGTAACAGCGTAACCGAAGATATTCGCGAGGGCTGTTCTGTAATGCGTAACATAGCCGAGCAATTGAAAGTAAGATTTGGCTCTGCTTTGGCTGATGAAAATAAAGAGAACGAGATTGTATGCGTGCCGGGTTTACGTGGCCGCGAATCGAAAGAAATTTCGGTTAAAAACCTGGCTTATGTAATCCAGGCCCGTATGGAAGAGATCGTGGAGCATATTTACTACGAGATCAAATCATCAGGTTACGAGAAAAAACTGATCGGTGGTATCGTTATCACAGGTGGTGGTGCGCAGTTGAAACACCTGCCGCAACTAGTAGAATATGTAACCGGTTTAGATTGCCGCGTGGGTTACCCTAACGAGCATTTGGCCAAGAACGAAGTATTGCCTAAAAACATATACGAAGAGCTGCAAAGCCCTACTTATGCAACCGGTATTGGTTTGTTGATAAAGGGTATCCAGAAAACCGAGTATGACAATTTAGAGCAAACTGCACCGCAGCAGGCCAAAATTGAGAAGCAAAAATACACCGACGATAAAAAGTTCGGTTTGTTGGGTAAGATCCTCGAAACGGGCAAACGTTTCATTAAAGACGATATCAAGGACGAGGATTTCCTTAAATAA
- a CDS encoding histone H1 codes for MKKFTEVKELIASLEADADKFYNKGNSAAGTRVRKGMQDLKNLAQAIRLEVQESKNTAAK; via the coding sequence ATGAAAAAATTTACCGAAGTGAAAGAACTGATTGCTTCTCTGGAAGCAGATGCTGACAAATTTTACAACAAAGGCAACAGCGCTGCCGGCACACGCGTTCGTAAAGGTATGCAAGATCTTAAAAACTTAGCTCAAGCTATTCGTTTAGAAGTTCAGGAATCTAAAAACACTGCAGCTAAATAA
- a CDS encoding cytochrome b5 domain-containing protein, whose product MSDLPVYTKSQLALRNGQDKPQIWVALNGIIYDVTESRLWRNGKHYEHWAGQDLTEELADAPHSETVFEKFVAVGRLGF is encoded by the coding sequence ATGAGCGATTTACCGGTATACACCAAATCGCAGCTGGCCTTACGTAACGGGCAGGATAAACCTCAGATTTGGGTGGCTTTAAATGGTATTATATACGATGTTACCGAAAGTCGGCTGTGGCGAAACGGCAAGCATTATGAGCACTGGGCCGGACAGGATTTAACTGAGGAATTGGCCGATGCTCCGCATAGCGAGACGGTGTTTGAAAAGTTTGTGGCAGTGGGGAGATTGGGCTTCTGA
- the ftsZ gene encoding cell division protein FtsZ: MQFEMLKEKSSIIKVIGVGGGGGNAVNHMYRQGIMGVDFIICNTDAQALELSPIPNKVQLGASLTEGMGAGSIPEVGKNSAIENIDDIKQMLGVNTKMLFITAGMGGGTGTGASPIIAKAAREMDILTVGIITMPFSFEGKRRKMQAEEGLEELKRNVDSFLVISNDRLRQIFGNLTLGSAFAQADDILTTAAKGIAEIITLPGYINVDFKDVRTVMRDSGVSIMGSCAAEGENRALRAVEGALSSPLLKDNEIEGARYILLNISSGDKEVTMDEVSVITDYIQEEAGLAADLIWGNCKDEALGDKLSVTIIATGFQTKDEREKEQNNKKVVSMLVPENAPLVKPINEFVTPKTEEANANAEMFLKKDTQKQQTGLFDLFAKGEEANQQSSSQPSVIKHSLMPEEPAAAPSNDSEPGIEFTFKVTESVMNFEPVMQAEPVTQPEPEPEPQPVVGADDHKTDESIEEQLRKSRERIMRLKDLSMKLRNGNLQELENVPAYKRKEIALQQTPMSDESQISRFSLTDTDGQTEIRKNNSFLHDNVD; the protein is encoded by the coding sequence ATGCAGTTTGAAATGTTAAAAGAAAAATCCTCTATCATCAAAGTAATTGGTGTTGGAGGCGGCGGTGGAAATGCAGTAAACCACATGTACAGACAAGGCATTATGGGTGTAGATTTCATAATCTGTAACACCGATGCCCAGGCATTGGAGTTAAGCCCAATACCTAATAAGGTACAATTAGGCGCCAGTTTAACCGAAGGAATGGGAGCAGGATCTATACCTGAAGTAGGTAAAAATTCGGCTATCGAAAACATCGACGATATTAAGCAAATGCTGGGTGTTAACACCAAAATGCTGTTTATCACTGCCGGTATGGGTGGCGGTACCGGTACCGGTGCAAGCCCTATCATTGCTAAAGCAGCCCGCGAAATGGATATCCTAACCGTGGGTATTATAACTATGCCTTTCTCTTTCGAGGGTAAACGCCGTAAAATGCAAGCCGAAGAAGGTTTGGAAGAACTGAAAAGAAATGTAGATTCTTTCCTGGTAATTTCTAACGACCGTCTTCGCCAGATCTTCGGAAACTTAACCTTAGGTTCTGCCTTTGCGCAAGCCGATGATATATTAACTACAGCCGCCAAAGGTATTGCAGAGATTATCACCTTACCGGGTTATATCAACGTTGACTTTAAAGATGTGCGCACAGTAATGCGCGACAGCGGTGTATCTATCATGGGTAGCTGTGCAGCTGAAGGTGAAAACCGTGCGCTGCGTGCTGTAGAAGGTGCATTATCATCGCCGTTATTGAAAGATAACGAAATTGAAGGTGCTCGCTACATCCTGTTAAACATCAGCTCTGGCGACAAAGAGGTTACGATGGATGAGGTTTCTGTTATTACAGATTACATTCAGGAAGAAGCCGGTTTAGCTGCTGATTTAATTTGGGGTAACTGTAAAGATGAGGCCCTGGGCGATAAGCTTTCGGTAACCATCATCGCTACAGGTTTCCAAACTAAAGACGAGCGCGAAAAAGAACAGAACAATAAAAAGGTAGTATCAATGCTGGTGCCTGAGAATGCGCCACTGGTAAAACCTATTAACGAGTTTGTAACGCCAAAAACGGAAGAGGCTAACGCCAATGCAGAAATGTTCCTGAAAAAGGATACACAAAAGCAACAAACCGGTTTATTTGACCTGTTTGCCAAAGGCGAAGAAGCTAATCAACAGTCATCATCGCAACCTTCTGTTATTAAGCATAGCCTAATGCCAGAGGAGCCAGCTGCTGCACCAAGCAATGATAGCGAGCCGGGTATCGAGTTTACCTTCAAGGTAACTGAGTCTGTAATGAATTTTGAGCCGGTGATGCAGGCAGAACCTGTTACCCAGCCAGAGCCTGAACCAGAGCCGCAACCGGTTGTTGGTGCGGATGATCACAAAACTGATGAATCTATCGAAGAGCAGTTGCGTAAATCTCGCGAGCGTATTATGCGTTTGAAAGACCTGAGCATGAAACTGCGCAACGGCAACTTACAGGAGCTGGAAAATGTACCTGCTTACAAACGTAAGGAAATTGCACTGCAGCAAACGCCAATGTCTGACGAGAGCCAGATCTCAAGGTTTTCATTAACCGATACAGACGGCCAAACTGAGATCAGAAAAAACAACTCGTTTTTACACGATAATGTTGATTAA